From one Lolium rigidum isolate FL_2022 chromosome 4, APGP_CSIRO_Lrig_0.1, whole genome shotgun sequence genomic stretch:
- the LOC124705620 gene encoding exocyst complex component EXO70A1-like produces the protein MAAAEAALLRKKATLLREAMRRSEAVREQAVASVGGRMAAVDAAVRPAQERTRNACILHDNVARSVQAVQDMVRQFDLVREVEPVISTGPSIGISAYLETVDKLRGARDFFTTKIRCKAGDDVLRRVNELLPKAAVELENEFSRLLSKCSKPVELELLFNFVPSHSSAEDPLNPVALLTLVDSRYIPLLSKLVQKSVELGRHNQILKIYRDIRSSTLELTLKHLGVEYVTVEEVETAENLSDKVDQWIQCLQITVKLLFASERLLCDQIFKGKHGFKDHCFAAATSKSLLTLLSFGQSIAKSKSLPEKVFFLLNMFEATWEIQSEVETVFAGHECSDNRKSAISLVKCLAGATKKTLSDFKDNIPKESPKSTTTDGDVHPITSYIANYIKFLFDYESSLKMIFQEPNNGGETIIGLASEITGIIHALETNLEVKAKHYKDLPLGNLFLMNNISYIVRSIGSSEVRDLFGNDWIPRRRKIVQQHATQYKRVAWAKVLECLSAQGLTSSVGSSTEGILGSIGNTGSYSGTTSTSVIKARFRSFNKQFEEVCETQINWAIPDMELRDNLILAVAEILSPAYTSFVKRFGPLVENSKNPSKYIKYTPEALEQALGNLFAKKLVQ, from the exons atggcggcggcggaagcggcgcTGCTGCGGAAGAAGGCGACCCTGCTGCGGGAGGCGATGCGGAGGAGCGAGGCCGTGCGAGAGCAGGCGGTCGCCTCCGTCGGCGGCCGCATGGCCGCAGTCGACGCGGCCGTGCGCCCCGCGCAGGAGAGGACAAGGAACGCGTGCATACTCCACGACAACGTCGCCAGGAGCGTCCAGGCGGTCCAGGACATGGTGCGGCAGTTCGACCTCGTGCGCGAG GTAGAGCCCGTGATATCAACTGGTCCGAGCATTGGTATCAGCGCCTATCTTGAGACGGTAGATAAACTGAGAGGCGCCAGAGACTTCTTCACTACAAAGATACGTTGTAAAGCCGGCGACGACGTGCTCAGACGTGTTAACGAACTGCTCCCAAAAGCAGCTGTTGAGCTAGAGAATGAGTTCAGCAGGCTACTATCCAAATGCAG CAAACCTGTAGAGCTCGAGCTTCTTTTCAACTTTGTTCCAAGTCATTCATCAGCCGAAGATCCTCTAAACCCGGTTGCTCTTCTGACGCTAGTTGATTCCCGTTACATACCTCTGCTCTCAAAGTTAGTTCAGAAATCAGTTGAACTTGGTCGTCATAACCAGATCCTAAAAATATACAG AGATATTCGTAGTTCAACTTTGGAACTTACCCTTAAGCACTTGGGAGTTGAATATGTTACGGTAGAAGAGGTAGAGACCGCAGAAAACCTGAGTGATAAAGTTGATCAGTGGATCCAGTGTTTGCAAATTACG GTAAAGTTACTCTTTGCTAGTGAACGACTATTGTGTGATCAAATTTTTAAGGGAAAGCATGGATTCAAAGACCATTGCTTTGCTGCTGCAACGTCCAAAAGCCTCCTGACGCTACTCAGTTTTGGACAATCTATTGCTAAGTCCAAATCATTGCCAGAGAAAGTATTTTTTCTGCTAAATATGTTTGAGGCAACATGGGAAATTCAGTCTGAG GTGGAGACAGTCTTTGCCGGTCATGAATGCTCTGACAACCGGAAATCTGCAATTAGTTTGGTCAAATGTTTAGCAGGAGCAACTAAGAAGACTCTCAGTGACTTCAAAGACAACATTCCAAAGGAGTCGCCTAAGAGTACGACTACTGACGGCGATGTGCATCCTATTACCAGCTATATTGCAAATTACATCAAATTTCTTTTTGA CTATGAGTCATCTCTGAAGATGATCTTTCAAGAACCCAATAATGGAGGCGAGACAATTATTGGGCTGGCCTCTGAAATCACTGGCATTATACATGCTCTAGAAACCAATTTAGAAGTAAAAGCAAAGCACTACAAGGATCTTCCTCTCGGAAATTTGTTCTTAATGAATAACATCAGCTATATTGTTAGGTCTATCGGCAG TTCAGAAGTCAGGGACTTATTTGGCAATGACTGGATTCCAAGACGACGAAAGATCGTGCAGCAACATGCTACTCAATACAAAAGAGTTGCTTGGGCAAAG GTACTGGAGTGTCTCTCGGCTCAAGGTCTAACTTCATCGGTAGGTTCTAGTACAGAAGGTATTCTTGGAAGTATTGGGAATACCGGATCTTATAGCGGTACAACTTCAACATCTGTGATCAAGGCTAG ATTCAGGTCTTTCAACAAGCAATTTGAAGAGGTTTGTGAGACACAGATTAACTGGGCAATTCCCGATATGGAATTACGAGATAACCTTATCCTTGCGGTTGCCGAAATTCTGTCACCAGCTTATACATCTTTCGTGAAGCGATTTGG GCCTCTCGTCGAGAACAGTAAGAATCCTTCGAAATATATCAAGTACACTCCAGAAGCACTTGAGCAAGCACTTGGCAATCTTTTTGCAAAGAAATTGGTACAGTAA
- the LOC124708302 gene encoding uncharacterized protein LOC124708302 — protein MAKLAAVGRSVLRFTNESMRIGMVTVIGAVLGFYIGISFPTVSITKLHFPSSFVSYRDETSSDLTTQALLNHAWTSARNTREENSSEQNSNSNATLKIYVPTNPRGAERLAPDIVVPDTDFHLRRLWGDPSEDLPFKPKYLVTFTVGYAQKENINRAVKKFSDNFAILLFHYDGRVSEWEEFEWSKRAIHVSVSKQTKWWYAKRFLHPDIVAAYEYIFIWDEDLGVDHFDAEEYIRLVKKYGLDISQPGLEPDRGLTWQMTKRRGDREVHKVTEERPGWCSDPHLPPCAAFVEIMAPVFSRHSWRCVWHMIQNDLVHGWGLDFALRKCVEPAHEKIGVVDSQWITHLVVPSLGNQGMAEHGRPAWEGVRARCRKEWGTFQTRLADAEKAYYRMMGITPPNSTLV, from the exons ATGGCGAAACTCGCAGCTGTTGGTCGCAG CGTGCTTAGATTTACAAACGAAAGTATGAGGATTGGTATGGTAACAGTCATTGGGGCGGTCCTCGGCTTCTACATTGGAATCTCCTTCCCAACAGTGAGCATCACAAAg CTGCACTTTCCATCCAGCTTTGTTTCATATAGGGACGAGACAAGCTCTGACCTCACAACGCAGGCTTTACTGAATCATGCCTGGACTTCTGCCAGAAATACGAGGGAGGAGAACAGTTCTGAGCAAAACTCAAATTCAAATGCTACTTTGAAG ATTTATGTCCCAACAAACCCCAGGGGTGCAGAGCGGCTAGCACCAGACATTGTTGTACCAGATACTGACTTCCATTTGCGCAGGTTGTGGGGAGACCCTAGTGAG GATCTGCCCTTCAAACCGAAGTACCTTGTGACTTTCACTGTTGGATATGCTCAAAAAGAAAATATAAACAGAGCAGTGAAGAAG TTTTCTGACAATTTTGCCATCCTGTTATTCCACTATGATGGTCGCGTGAGCGAATGGGAGGAATTTGAGTGGTCAAAGCGAGCCATCCATGTTAGTGTCAGCAAACAAACTAAGTG GTGGTATGCCAAAAGATTCTTGCACCCTGATATTGTGGCGGCTTACGAGTATATATTCATCTGGGATGAGGACCTTGGGGTGGATCATTTTGATGCGGAGGA GTACATCAGACTTGTCAAGAAATATGGTCTGGATATATCCCAGCCTGGTTTAGAGCCTGACCGGGGACTAACATGGCAGATGACCAAAAGAAGAGGTGACCGAGAGGTCCACAA GGTGACAGAGGAAAGGCCAGGGTGGTGCTCTGACCCTCATCTTCCACCTTGTGCTGC GTTTGTTGAAATCATGGCTCCTGTCTTCTCTAGACACTCGTGGCGATGCGTATGGCATATGATTCAG AATGACTTGGTTCATGGTTGGGGCCTCGACTTCGCCCTCAGGAAATGCGTAGAG CCTGCTCACGAGAAGATCGGGGTGGTCGATTCTCAGTGGATCACCCACCTGGTGGTTCCTTCTCTTGGGAACCAG GGCATGGCGGAGCACGGGAGGCCGGCATGGGAAGGGGTGAGGGCGCGGTGCCGGAAGGAGTGGGGCACATTCCAGACGAGGTTGGCGGATGCTGAGAAGGCCTACTACAGGATGATGGGCATCACACCTCCCAACTCCACCCTTGTCTAG